In a single window of the Aridibaculum aurantiacum genome:
- a CDS encoding PorP/SprF family type IX secretion system membrane protein has protein sequence MKHRLLITLVVLVGWLPLHAQDLTFSQFYELPLLRNPSLAGVFKGDLRVTAVHRSQWQSVTVPFQTSAVGVEYKLPVFNFNDYVTLGLQASHDIAGDIRLKRTQLFPVLNYHKSLSDDVDNYISLAFMGGPVQSQFDPTQAKLDDQFVNGAYAPTNSTTQVFSRTGFSYWDASTGLTFSSGFGYESRFYVGAALFHLNRPKVNFYNETSETHVDHKWAVNAGLSTAVSDNNRMLFFADMFKQGGNRQFLGGVLYETDLVQYDEDDNVSFAVGGFYRWNDAFVPTIRVTMHEWQAGLSYDVNVSKLKTASQMRGGFELTASYRGFLNTRSSTQDKMRCVMF, from the coding sequence ATGAAACACAGATTACTCATCACCCTGGTGGTGCTGGTAGGCTGGCTGCCACTGCATGCACAGGATCTTACTTTCTCACAATTCTATGAGCTGCCACTGCTGCGCAATCCTTCGCTGGCCGGCGTTTTCAAAGGTGATCTTCGTGTGACTGCCGTACATCGTTCGCAGTGGCAAAGTGTAACGGTGCCGTTTCAAACATCGGCGGTGGGAGTGGAGTATAAGCTGCCAGTGTTCAACTTCAACGATTATGTAACGTTGGGTTTGCAGGCATCGCATGATATAGCTGGCGACATCCGCCTGAAGCGTACGCAGTTGTTCCCTGTGCTTAACTACCACAAGTCTCTTAGTGATGATGTAGACAATTATATCTCTCTTGCTTTCATGGGTGGTCCGGTGCAAAGTCAATTTGATCCTACGCAGGCAAAACTTGACGACCAGTTTGTAAATGGTGCTTATGCTCCCACCAATTCAACTACTCAGGTATTTAGCCGCACCGGCTTCTCTTACTGGGATGCAAGTACTGGTCTTACTTTCAGTAGTGGTTTTGGATACGAATCTCGTTTTTACGTAGGAGCAGCATTGTTTCACCTGAACAGGCCTAAGGTGAATTTTTACAATGAAACATCAGAGACACATGTGGATCATAAATGGGCAGTTAATGCCGGCTTGTCTACTGCAGTGAGCGACAACAACCGAATGCTGTTTTTTGCAGACATGTTTAAACAAGGTGGCAACAGGCAGTTCCTTGGAGGTGTACTATACGAAACTGACCTGGTGCAGTATGATGAAGATGATAATGTATCTTTTGCTGTAGGTGGTTTCTATCGTTGGAATGATGCATTTGTTCCAACCATAAGAGTTACTATGCATGAGTGGCAGGCCGGACTGAGTTACGATGTGAATGTATCGAAGCTAAAGACTGCTTCACAAATGCGTGGTGGATTCGAACTTACTGCATCTTACCGCGGCTTTCTAAATACACGCTCATCTACGCAAGACAAAATGCGGTGCGTGATGTTTTAA
- the treY gene encoding malto-oligosyltrehalose synthase yields MNNPIATYRIQFHKEFTLADFERIIPYLQRLGVSTIYASPVFEATPGSTHGYDTLDTHKINPEIGTEDQLIDICRRLKSQGIKWVQDIVPNHMAYDPRNPWIMYLLERGPRSAYAKYFDVNWQSPVHEGKLMVPFLGSDLDSVINNNELKLAVDKGRLVLNYFETAYPVNFETYKQVLGKIDHEDVEKLLEKLKDLPGDDDEKFREKSLKIVQRFERLLTKRKAAAVIQQAIEDVNNNKEQLRQLANDQHYHLCSWQETDKQINFRRFFTVNGLICLNIQDPDVFGNHHSLIRSMVEQRIWQGLRVDHIDGLYDPTAYLQQLRQLAGKDTYIVVEKILEPGESLPEYWEIEGTSGYEFLSLVNNLFTNKKAEQVFTNYYKGLVNDDRSIHQQIHDKKAYILYENMAGELDNLYHLLISLDIAGELPGEEVMKKAIGEFLIQCPVYRYYGNLFPLVGEEADAVADILKRVRESKPETAAGVDVLEKVFLGEPANGDDDYKARAAKFYQRCMQFTGPLMAKGVEDTLMYTYNRFIGHNEVGDSPEAFGMSIEEFHQAMQERQRLWPLAMNGTSTHDTKRGEDVRARLNVLTEMGEEWISVVEEWRKINAENKKQHAPDDNDEYLVYQNIVGAYPMPGQDEDNFAERIQEYLQKALREAKIHSNWTTPNEEYETATKEFAVSLLNQQGSFWQSFQQLQQKIVDFGIINSLAQTVLKFTCPGIPDVYQGTELWDLSLVDPDNRRPVDYTKRQQWLEQIDNAEDVNTLLHTLWDERYSGGIKLWLESTLFSERKRRSQVFAKGAYVPLQVEGKYKDHVMAFARQHNNTVYVIAVPVHLYTICNEQQVTWQELNWEDTAIVLPEGIPSELHDVLLDISGKPSDTLQVQDLFHRFPVSILRFEKVNERGAGILLHISSLPSPFAIGDLGPEAKYFADFLVRSHQKYWQLLPLNPTEQGQGHSPYSALSASAGNPLLISPELLVKDGLLQAYDLQQYMQPQEGKTNYAAAESVKAELLELAYQNYREQKPTQLQRAFDDFCHTEITWLDDYALYMVLKKHHEGKPWFQWEEKYKLREEAALQEIMNLEYYEYSKIKWLQFIFFRQWKQLKKYCNKRGIKFIGDMPFYVSYDSSDVWSHRHLFSIDEDGQLTGVAGVPPDDFSEDGQLWGMPLFKWEAHKETGYEWWIQRLRKNVEMCDIVRLDHFRAFADYWDVPASETTARNGEWKKGPGSDFFNAVKKAFGELPFVAEDLGDINADVLNLRDEFNLPGMKILQFAFSDNMPQSDYIPHNYGENFIAYTGTHDNNTIRGWYRELDEESKTRLNQYTGRDLHEDDIPWVMARLAYASVARIAILPLQDLLGLDEIARMNMPGQASDNWAWRLLPGQVNEQAQHQLQEWTWLFNRE; encoded by the coding sequence ATGAACAATCCAATTGCAACTTACCGTATCCAATTCCATAAAGAATTTACTCTTGCAGATTTCGAACGCATCATACCTTACCTGCAACGGCTGGGCGTAAGCACTATTTATGCTTCACCAGTATTTGAAGCCACACCAGGTAGCACACATGGTTACGATACTTTAGACACTCATAAAATAAATCCTGAAATAGGAACCGAAGACCAGCTCATCGACATCTGCAGGCGACTGAAATCACAGGGAATAAAATGGGTACAAGACATTGTGCCAAACCACATGGCTTATGATCCACGAAATCCTTGGATCATGTACCTGCTGGAAAGAGGACCACGCTCTGCTTACGCCAAATATTTTGACGTAAACTGGCAGAGCCCAGTACATGAAGGAAAGCTCATGGTACCATTCCTGGGCAGCGATCTCGACAGTGTGATCAATAACAACGAGCTGAAACTGGCAGTAGATAAAGGACGACTTGTACTGAATTATTTTGAAACAGCATACCCGGTAAATTTTGAAACATACAAACAAGTACTTGGTAAAATTGATCATGAAGATGTAGAAAAGCTACTGGAAAAACTGAAGGACCTGCCTGGCGACGACGATGAAAAATTCAGGGAAAAAAGCCTGAAGATTGTTCAACGATTTGAAAGGCTGCTAACGAAGAGAAAGGCTGCTGCGGTCATTCAACAAGCAATAGAGGATGTAAATAACAATAAAGAACAACTGCGCCAGTTAGCAAACGATCAACATTATCATTTATGTAGTTGGCAGGAAACAGATAAGCAGATCAACTTCCGCCGGTTCTTTACGGTGAATGGTTTGATATGCCTCAACATCCAGGACCCGGATGTATTCGGCAACCACCACTCTCTTATACGCTCTATGGTTGAGCAACGCATTTGGCAAGGCTTACGTGTAGACCATATAGATGGATTGTACGATCCTACCGCTTACCTGCAACAGCTAAGGCAGCTGGCGGGTAAAGACACTTATATAGTAGTAGAAAAGATTTTAGAACCGGGCGAAAGTCTTCCTGAGTATTGGGAGATAGAAGGCACGTCCGGTTACGAATTTTTATCGTTGGTGAATAACCTTTTCACCAATAAAAAAGCCGAACAAGTATTCACCAATTATTATAAAGGTTTGGTAAATGACGACAGATCAATTCACCAGCAGATACATGATAAGAAAGCCTATATTCTTTATGAGAATATGGCTGGTGAATTGGACAATCTATACCACCTGTTGATCAGCCTTGATATTGCTGGTGAACTGCCCGGTGAAGAAGTAATGAAAAAAGCCATTGGTGAATTCCTGATCCAATGCCCGGTTTACCGTTACTATGGTAACCTCTTCCCGTTGGTTGGCGAAGAAGCGGACGCCGTAGCTGATATTTTAAAACGGGTACGCGAAAGCAAACCGGAGACTGCAGCCGGTGTAGATGTACTCGAAAAAGTTTTCTTGGGTGAACCAGCTAATGGTGATGATGATTATAAAGCACGTGCTGCAAAGTTCTATCAACGCTGCATGCAGTTTACGGGACCGCTAATGGCCAAAGGTGTAGAAGATACCTTGATGTATACCTACAACCGTTTTATTGGACACAATGAAGTTGGCGATTCTCCTGAAGCCTTCGGGATGTCAATAGAAGAATTTCACCAGGCAATGCAGGAGCGCCAAAGGCTGTGGCCGCTTGCAATGAATGGCACATCAACACACGATACCAAACGCGGCGAGGACGTAAGAGCGAGACTGAATGTGCTGACAGAAATGGGTGAAGAATGGATAAGTGTAGTTGAAGAATGGAGAAAGATAAATGCAGAAAATAAAAAGCAACATGCGCCTGACGACAATGATGAATACCTGGTATACCAGAATATAGTTGGCGCCTATCCTATGCCGGGACAGGATGAAGATAATTTTGCTGAACGCATACAGGAGTATCTTCAGAAAGCTTTACGTGAAGCTAAGATCCACAGCAACTGGACCACGCCTAATGAAGAATATGAAACGGCAACAAAAGAATTTGCAGTAAGCCTGCTCAACCAGCAAGGTTCCTTCTGGCAAAGCTTTCAGCAGCTACAACAAAAGATTGTTGACTTCGGCATCATCAACAGCCTGGCACAAACTGTACTTAAGTTTACCTGCCCCGGCATACCTGATGTATACCAGGGAACAGAACTTTGGGACCTGAGCCTGGTTGATCCTGATAACCGCAGGCCTGTCGATTATACAAAACGCCAGCAATGGCTTGAGCAAATTGACAATGCAGAAGATGTAAACACTCTGCTCCACACACTTTGGGATGAACGTTATTCTGGTGGCATAAAGCTATGGCTCGAAAGCACCTTATTTAGCGAACGCAAACGCAGGTCGCAGGTATTTGCCAAAGGTGCTTATGTACCGTTACAAGTAGAAGGAAAATATAAGGATCATGTGATGGCGTTTGCTCGTCAACACAACAATACTGTGTATGTGATAGCAGTGCCGGTTCACCTGTATACAATATGCAACGAACAACAGGTAACATGGCAAGAGCTTAACTGGGAAGATACAGCCATTGTACTTCCAGAAGGAATACCATCAGAATTACACGATGTTCTTTTGGATATCTCCGGTAAACCTTCTGATACTTTACAGGTACAGGACCTGTTCCATCGCTTCCCTGTTTCTATTTTACGTTTTGAAAAAGTGAATGAACGTGGTGCGGGTATCCTGCTTCACATCTCTTCACTACCCTCTCCTTTTGCCATTGGCGATCTTGGACCAGAAGCAAAATATTTCGCCGACTTCCTGGTGAGAAGTCATCAAAAGTATTGGCAGTTGTTACCGCTCAATCCAACCGAACAAGGACAAGGGCATTCACCATACAGTGCCTTATCGGCCAGTGCAGGTAACCCGTTGCTGATTAGCCCGGAGCTATTGGTAAAAGATGGCCTGCTTCAAGCGTATGACCTGCAGCAATACATGCAGCCGCAGGAAGGCAAAACCAACTATGCTGCAGCAGAGAGTGTAAAAGCTGAATTGCTGGAACTAGCGTACCAGAACTACCGCGAACAAAAGCCAACGCAACTACAACGTGCTTTTGATGATTTCTGCCATACTGAAATAACATGGCTGGATGATTATGCACTGTACATGGTACTGAAAAAACATCACGAAGGAAAGCCATGGTTTCAGTGGGAGGAGAAATATAAACTAAGAGAAGAAGCGGCGCTGCAAGAGATCATGAACCTGGAGTACTACGAGTACAGCAAGATAAAATGGCTGCAGTTCATTTTCTTCCGCCAATGGAAGCAATTGAAAAAATACTGCAACAAGCGCGGCATTAAGTTCATTGGTGATATGCCATTCTATGTTAGCTACGACTCTTCAGATGTTTGGTCGCACCGCCATTTGTTCTCTATAGATGAAGATGGACAACTTACTGGTGTAGCAGGTGTGCCGCCAGATGATTTCAGTGAAGATGGTCAGCTATGGGGCATGCCGCTTTTCAAATGGGAAGCGCACAAAGAAACTGGTTACGAATGGTGGATACAAAGGCTTCGGAAAAACGTGGAGATGTGTGATATCGTCCGCCTCGACCACTTCAGGGCATTTGCAGATTACTGGGATGTGCCTGCATCGGAAACAACAGCACGCAATGGTGAATGGAAAAAAGGACCGGGCAGTGACTTTTTTAATGCAGTAAAAAAAGCGTTTGGCGAGTTGCCTTTTGTTGCCGAAGACCTTGGCGATATAAATGCTGATGTGCTGAACCTGCGCGATGAATTCAACCTGCCGGGTATGAAGATCTTGCAATTTGCCTTTAGCGATAACATGCCGCAGAGCGACTACATTCCGCACAACTATGGCGAGAACTTTATTGCTTATACCGGCACGCACGATAACAACACTATCCGTGGCTGGTACCGTGAACTTGATGAAGAATCGAAAACAAGGTTGAACCAGTACACAGGCCGCGACCTGCACGAAGACGATATACCTTGGGTAATGGCTCGTCTTGCATATGCCTCAGTAGCACGTATAGCTATTCTGCCACTGCAAGACCTGCTGGGACTGGATGAGATAGCACGTATGAACATGCCAGGCCAGGCTTCAGACAACTGGGCTTGGCGACTACTGCCAGGGCAGGTAAACGAACAAGCACAGCATCAACTGCAGGAATGGACGTGGTTGTTTAATAGGGAGTGA
- the treZ gene encoding malto-oligosyltrehalose trehalohydrolase — protein sequence MRNDIQIDKRSIGINFIDGKASVRIWSPDSKSLEVKLENKSIPLTKDDFGFWTITTTNIQPGDLYKLVINNEQEFPDPASVSQPEGVHGRSAAVDVSSFNWTDQSWNNLPLADYILYELHTGTFTPEGTFEAMVSKLDYLKELGVNAIEIMPVAQFPGSRNWGYDGVFPFAVQDSYGGPEGLKKLVDACHAKGIAVVLDVVYNHMGPEGNYLGAFGPYFTSKYNTPWGNAINFDDAHCDGVRSYFIENVLMWFRDFHIDALRMDAVHAIKDFSPVHILREIKLHVNELSQHTGRQHHLIVELDLNDTRFINPLEEQGFGMDGQWIDEFHHALRVTATGESTGYYSDFSGIADLAKSYKDAYVFDGQYSHHRQKFFGIKAEKNPGQQFVVFSQNHDQVGNRMLGERTSELVSYEMQKLLAGAVLASPYLPMLFMGEEYSEPNRFMYFVSHTDKELAEAVRKGRKEEFAAFHAEGEAPDPVSEETFNNSKLQWNLVKEGQHKTMFNFYQQLIQLRKEQPALKHLNRQHLKVSFDEAAKTLLLHRWHEDQHVVCLMNFSQQEQKIQAPTEASNWRKLLASHEPQWLGKTEAPETFEAGEEILLQPESIVIYQNS from the coding sequence ATGAGAAACGACATTCAAATAGATAAACGATCAATAGGAATAAACTTCATAGACGGGAAAGCAAGTGTAAGAATTTGGAGCCCGGATTCAAAAAGCCTGGAAGTAAAACTGGAAAACAAGAGCATCCCGCTTACAAAAGATGATTTCGGCTTCTGGACAATCACCACTACCAATATACAACCGGGAGACCTTTATAAACTGGTCATCAATAATGAACAAGAATTTCCAGATCCCGCATCCGTTTCGCAACCGGAGGGTGTTCACGGAAGGTCTGCAGCTGTTGATGTTTCATCTTTCAATTGGACCGACCAGTCGTGGAATAATCTTCCGCTAGCGGACTACATACTATATGAGCTTCATACCGGCACATTTACACCCGAAGGTACTTTTGAGGCTATGGTTTCTAAGCTTGATTACCTAAAAGAGCTTGGCGTAAATGCTATTGAGATCATGCCTGTGGCACAATTCCCAGGAAGCCGTAACTGGGGGTATGATGGCGTGTTTCCTTTTGCCGTACAAGATTCATACGGAGGCCCGGAAGGTTTAAAAAAATTGGTAGATGCATGCCATGCAAAAGGCATAGCCGTAGTGCTGGATGTAGTGTACAACCACATGGGACCCGAAGGTAATTACCTTGGCGCCTTTGGACCTTACTTCACCAGCAAGTACAACACGCCATGGGGTAATGCTATCAATTTCGATGATGCACATTGCGATGGCGTTCGCAGTTACTTTATTGAAAATGTACTGATGTGGTTCCGTGATTTCCATATAGATGCTTTGCGTATGGATGCAGTGCATGCAATTAAAGATTTCAGCCCTGTACATATTTTACGCGAAATAAAACTGCATGTAAATGAGTTGTCACAACATACAGGTCGCCAGCATCACCTGATTGTAGAGTTAGACCTAAATGATACCCGCTTCATAAACCCGCTGGAAGAGCAGGGGTTTGGAATGGACGGGCAATGGATCGATGAATTTCATCATGCACTGCGTGTAACGGCAACAGGCGAATCAACAGGATATTACTCTGATTTCTCAGGCATTGCTGACCTCGCAAAATCATATAAGGATGCTTATGTTTTTGATGGACAGTATTCACATCACAGGCAGAAGTTCTTTGGTATAAAAGCTGAAAAAAATCCGGGGCAGCAATTTGTTGTTTTCTCTCAAAACCACGACCAGGTGGGCAACCGCATGCTGGGCGAAAGAACAAGCGAACTGGTAAGCTACGAGATGCAAAAACTTTTGGCAGGCGCTGTTTTGGCCAGTCCATATTTACCTATGCTTTTTATGGGTGAAGAATACAGCGAACCAAATCGGTTTATGTACTTCGTTAGCCATACAGATAAAGAATTAGCCGAAGCGGTTCGCAAAGGACGTAAAGAAGAATTTGCAGCATTTCATGCAGAAGGCGAAGCACCCGATCCTGTTTCTGAAGAGACCTTCAACAATAGTAAACTGCAATGGAACCTGGTGAAAGAAGGACAACATAAAACCATGTTCAACTTTTATCAACAGCTCATTCAGCTGCGCAAAGAACAACCAGCACTGAAGCATCTCAACAGGCAACATCTGAAAGTATCATTTGACGAGGCAGCTAAAACATTACTACTACATCGCTGGCACGAAGACCAACATGTTGTTTGCTTGATGAATTTCTCGCAGCAAGAACAAAAGATACAGGCGCCTACCGAAGCTAGCAACTGGAGAAAGTTACTTGCTTCCCACGAACCTCAATGGTTGGGAAAAACCGAAGCACCCGAAACTTTTGAAGCCGGTGAGGAAATATTGCTTCAACCTGAGTCAATCGTTATTTACCAGAACAGCTAA